GAACTTTTGAGATCTCATCGGATCATAGAAGTCAGATCTTGAAAGAAGAGTTCGTCACAAGGAATGGTGAGACCCATGTCATGATCAAAACCAAACTCTTCCTCAGCTCTTCTAAGGAGACATTGGAAATCAAGATTGGTCAAGAAGGAGATAGGAACTATGTATCTGCTCCTGTTGTTTCCTACGTAGACAGGGAAGTGTCCCTTTGGTACA
This sequence is a window from Camelina sativa cultivar DH55 unplaced genomic scaffold, Cs unpScaffold12973, whole genome shotgun sequence. Protein-coding genes within it:
- the LOC104775366 gene encoding auxin-induced protein 15A-like, giving the protein MAILKKSTKLAQTAMLRQILKRCSSLGKKNGGGGYEEGDLPLDVPKGHFPVYVGNNRSRYIVPISFLTNLDFQCLLRRAEEEFGFDHDMGLTIPCDELFFQDLTSMIR